A window of the Terriglobales bacterium genome harbors these coding sequences:
- a CDS encoding DMT family transporter: MTTQPAHTLRGVLWMAGAVLSFTAMAVAVRELQRHMGSFEIVFLRSVVMLALVLLMIPRAGTAALRTRRFSLHFWRNTIHFCGQVLWVYSIGALTLAMVFAIEFTMPVWTALLAWIFLKEKFTFPRLVMLALGLVGVLIIVRPGGGAFHPAAVAMILGSLCYASSFIFTKRLSSTDSALAVLFWMAVVQTPISLVAAAPQWVTPVAADLPWILAIGIGSFCAHYCMTQAMRLVDAMVAVPIDFIRLPLIAVVGALAYAEPFDPLVLAGAVIIFAGTYYSLSRERR, from the coding sequence CGCGGTGCTTTCCTTCACGGCCATGGCGGTCGCGGTGCGCGAGCTGCAGCGCCACATGGGGTCGTTCGAGATTGTGTTCCTGCGCAGCGTGGTGATGCTCGCCCTCGTGCTGCTGATGATTCCCCGGGCCGGTACCGCTGCCCTGCGGACCCGCAGGTTTTCGCTGCACTTCTGGAGAAACACCATCCACTTCTGCGGGCAGGTGCTGTGGGTCTACTCCATCGGCGCGCTCACGCTCGCCATGGTGTTTGCGATCGAGTTCACGATGCCGGTATGGACGGCGCTCCTCGCCTGGATCTTCCTCAAGGAGAAGTTCACCTTCCCGAGACTGGTGATGCTCGCGCTCGGCCTCGTCGGCGTGCTGATCATCGTGCGTCCTGGCGGCGGCGCGTTCCATCCGGCGGCGGTGGCGATGATCCTCGGCTCGCTCTGCTATGCCTCGTCCTTCATTTTCACCAAGCGGCTGTCGTCGACCGACAGCGCGCTCGCCGTGCTTTTCTGGATGGCTGTGGTGCAGACGCCGATCTCGCTCGTCGCCGCGGCGCCGCAGTGGGTCACACCGGTGGCTGCCGACCTGCCCTGGATCCTGGCCATCGGTATCGGCAGCTTCTGCGCTCACTACTGCATGACGCAGGCGATGAGGCTGGTTGACGCGATGGTCGCGGTCCCGATCGACTTCATCCGACTGCCGCTGATCGCGGTAGTGGGCGCGCTCGCGTACGCGGAGCCGTTCGACCCGCTGGTGCTCGCCGGGGCGGTGATCATCTTCGCCGGCACCTACTACTCGCTCAGCCGCGAGCGGCGCTGA